The nucleotide sequence ACCGCTTTGACCATAAAAAAGCCTGGATGGCCGTGGTGCGCGAGGGCAAAATCGGCATCGTCACGGGCATGGCCATGGCTCTGGTGGCCTTTTTCGCGGCCTGGTGGTTTACCGGCATGGCTGTCGTAGGTGGGGTCATGGGCGGGGCGCTTCTGTGCGACATGCTTTTGGGCGCGGTGGCTGGCGGCTCTATCCCGCTTATATTTCGGGCGCTTGGGCGTGATCCTGCGCAGGCGTCGAGCATTTTTCTCACGACAATCACTGACGGCGCAGGTTTTTTTATCTTTTTAGGCCTGGCCTCTCTGTTCATTTTATAAAAAATTTGTCACCCTTGGCCCGTTTGGTGGGGCATCTGCCCCGGCCACTGCTTTATAAGCTGGCCGAAACATTTGTCGCGTCTGTCGCGGGGCCGTGTCTATGGGTGATATTCCGGGTGAAATCTGCCGTATCTTGCTGGTGGACGACCATAAGCTGCTTATGGAGGGCGTGCGCAGTTTGCTTGCGCCCTATGGGCATCTGCGGGTTGTGGGCATGGCCCAGAACGGCGGCGAGGCCGTGGCGCTGGCCGCCTCGCTACAGCCTCATCTGCTGGTGCTCGACCTTGGCATGCCCGGTATGAACGGTCTTGAAACTGGGCGGGCCGTGCTTGAGGTGCGGCCGCAGACCCGCATTTTGGTGTACACCGGGCATGAGGATCAGCGCTGGCTGCCGGAGCTCATCGACCTGGGCATTATGGGGCATGTGCGCAAGTCTGAGTCGCCCGGCGTGCTGCTGCGCGCCATTGAACGCGTGCGCGCAGGCGAGATTTATCTGAGTTTTCCCGATCCGGGCGGGCGAGTTGCCGCCATGCTGCGCCAGCGGCGCGAGGCCGCCGACACCGCCAATGCCGATGGCGGGGCTGATTTGGGGGCGCTTTCGCCGCGCGAAAAAGAGATTTTTCGTCTGCTGGCTGACGGCAAGAGCGTCAAGACCATTGCGGCAGAGCTGTATATCAGCCCCAAGACTGTCGAGACCCACAAGTACAATCTGCTCACCAAGCTGCAGGCAGGCTCGTTGGGCGATCTGGTCAAGATCGCCATCCGGCATGGACTGGTGAAGGTCTAGGCAAAAGCATGTAAGAGGTTAGCGGCGGCGGGGGTGGGTGAGCCCGTCGGACTGATTTACGCAAACCCGTCTTTTTCGTCCTGACGGCGTCAACGTCGCGTTTTTGATGCTCACGTACACGAGTACGCTGCGCTCAAAAACGCGACGTTTCCTTGTCAGGCCGGAAAATACGTATTTTGCAAATAGCCCAACACCAACCATCGCCTCCGCGTTGCTCCAG is from Desulfovibrio desulfuricans and encodes:
- a CDS encoding response regulator, producing MGDIPGEICRILLVDDHKLLMEGVRSLLAPYGHLRVVGMAQNGGEAVALAASLQPHLLVLDLGMPGMNGLETGRAVLEVRPQTRILVYTGHEDQRWLPELIDLGIMGHVRKSESPGVLLRAIERVRAGEIYLSFPDPGGRVAAMLRQRREAADTANADGGADLGALSPREKEIFRLLADGKSVKTIAAELYISPKTVETHKYNLLTKLQAGSLGDLVKIAIRHGLVKV